One genomic segment of Sminthopsis crassicaudata isolate SCR6 chromosome 4, ASM4859323v1, whole genome shotgun sequence includes these proteins:
- the LOC141538749 gene encoding uncharacterized protein LOC141538749 — MLLRTSGILCLLVALSATGNSKFAEFRCKKEVSACQNDRVEINCTSTMDFREIGLYLCKNENDRGELLFNRTTVGEYPLQKGMRVMFENREVKLVIEKTQISHQGLYRWRLLSKGSIIKFTRLYVSESPIISKENDKLICQATLEKPGRRIIWSNETDWTEKTEFISNQDARGLFNLSSIKLWKDSFNSNPPCCKVVDDERGSPEFCAQTCYTNAMMSKSLGEVWKNGSVRVNNFLSFFVLFGIKIAILMYLE; from the exons ATGTTACTGAGAACAAGTGGAATCCTTTGTCTCTTGGTAGCTTTGAGTGCCACAGGAAATTCAA AGTTTGCAGAGTTCCGCTGCAAGAAAGAAGTATCTGCTTGCCAAAATGACCGGGTTGAGATAAACTGCACTAGCACTATGGACTTTCGTGAGATAGGATTATatctctgtaaaaatgagaacGACAGGGGAGAACTCCTCTTCAACAGGACCACAGTAGGAGAGTATCCACTTCAGAAAGGGATGCGTGTCATGTTTGAGAACCGAGAAGTCAAGCTGGTGATTGAGAAAACCCAAATTTCCCATCAGGGACTCTACCGGTGGCGTCTTTTAAGCAAAGGGTCCATAATTAAATTCACTAGACTGTATGTTTCAG AAAGTCCTATAATCTCCAAGGAAAATGATAAACTGATCTGCCAAGCAACACTGGAAAAGCCGGGGAGAAGAATCATCTGGTCCAATGAGACAGATTGGACAGAGAAAACAGAGTTCATATCCAATCAGGATGCCAGAGGCCTATTCAATCTCAGCAGCATTAAACTTTGGAAAGATAGTTTTAACAGTAACCCACCCTGCTGTAAAGTTGTGGATGATGAGAGGGGCTCCCCAGAATTTTGTGCACAAACTTGCTATACTAATGCCATGATGAGTAAATCCTTAGGTGAGGTCTGGAAGAATGGGTCTGTTAGAGTGAataattttctaagtttttttgtGCTGTTTGGGATAAAAATTGCAATTCTAATGTATTTGGAATAA